The following are encoded together in the Onychostoma macrolepis isolate SWU-2019 chromosome 03, ASM1243209v1, whole genome shotgun sequence genome:
- the slc25a17l gene encoding peroxisomal membrane protein PMP34 has protein sequence MSDSSISVRLLSYETLVHAVAGAMGSVTAMTVFFPLDTARIRLQVDENRKSQSTPIILAEIAKEEGILSLYRGWFPVISSLCCSNFVYFYTFNTLKRVMVSDRSKPSKDLLMGFISGAVNVLLTTPMWVVNTRLKLQGAKFRNEELHQTHYKGIFDAFSQIIANEGVGTLWNGTLPSLVLVFNPAVQFMFYEAMKRRAGRGDRKISSFEIFFIGAIAKAIATSATYPLQTVQAILRFGQYKSDGKGGLVGSLKNVVSLLMDRIKRHGLLGLYKGLEAKLLQTVLTAALMFVVYEKITAATFKLMGLQKKLKH, from the exons ATGTCAGACAGCAGCATCTCCGTCCGGCTGCTGTCGTATGAAACACTGGTGCACGCTGTGGCAGGTGCAATG GGCAGTGTTACAGCAATGACAGTGTTTTTCCCTCTGGACACAGCCAGGatcagactgcagg TGGATGAAAACCGTAAATCCCAGTCCACCCCTATCATTCTGGCTGAGATAGCGAAGGAGGAGGGCAT ATTGTCTCTGTATCGTGGCTGGTTTCCCGTCATTTCTAGCCTTTGCTGCTCTAACTTCGTGTACTTCTACACGTTCAACACACTGAAGAGAGTCATGGTCTCGGACCGGTCCAAGCCTAGCAAAGATTTGCTCATGGGCTTCATATCAG gAGCTGTTAATGTGCTCCTGACGACCCCCATGTGGGTGGTGAACACACGACTGAAGCTTCAGGGGGCAAAGTTCAGGAACGAAGAGCTCCATCAGACCCACTATAAAGGCATATTTG atgcCTTCTCCCAGATAATAGCCAATGAGGGAGTGGGAACGCTGTGGAACGGGACGCTGCCGTCTCTCGTGCTGGTGTTCAACCCCGCTGTGCAGTTCATGTTCTACGAGGCCATGAAGCGAAGAGCAGGACGTGGAGACAGGAAG ATATCATCATTTGAGATCTTTTTCATTGGTGCCATCGCTAAAGCTATTGCAACATCTGCAACGTATCCTCTGCAAACGGTTCAGGCCATTCTGAGG TTTGGCCAGTATAAATCAGACGGTAAAGGGGGTCTAGTGGGCAGCCTGAAGAATGTGGTTTCTTTGCTAATGGACCGGATCAA GAGACACGGGCTCTTGGGTTTGTATAAAGGTCTAGAGGCGAAGCTGCTCCAGACCGTGCTGACGGCCGCCCTCATGTTCGTGGTGTATGAGAAGATCACTGCCGCCACGTTCAAACTCATGGGCCTCCAGAAGAAACTCAAGCACTGA